The Chaetodon trifascialis isolate fChaTrf1 chromosome 16, fChaTrf1.hap1, whole genome shotgun sequence genome includes a region encoding these proteins:
- the mtmr4 gene encoding phosphatidylinositol-3,5-bisphosphate 3-phosphatase MTMR4 isoform X2, which yields MGEEGPPSLEYIKAKDLFPQKELVKEDESLQVPFPVLQGEGVEYLGRADEAIIAISNYRLHIKFKDSVINVPLRLIESVESRDMFQLHIICKDSKVVRCHFATFKQCQEWVKRLNRAIAHPSRLEDLFALAYHAWCLGGSADDEDQHVHLCRPGDHVRQRMEMEVKRMGFDTQNVWRVSDINCNYKLCSSYPQKLLVPIWITDKELESVASFRSWKRIPVVVYRHQKNGAVIARCSQPEISWWGWRNTDDEYLVTSIAKACQMGTKSTSGAPACRQRGEAPDSCDSDFDSSLTGGSGCDDNTVPQKLLILDARSYTAAVANRAKGGGCECEEYYPNCEVMFMGMANIHAIRNSFQALRTVCSQIPDPGNWLSALESTRWLQHLSVMLKAATLVCSAVERDGRPVLVHCSDGWDRTPQIVALAKILLDPYYRTLEGFQVLVETDWLDYGHKFGDRCGHQENADDVSEQCPVFLQWLDCVHQLLKQFPCLFEFNEAFLVKLVQHTYSCLYGTFLCNNAREREARNIYKRTCSVWSLLRSGNKNFQNFLYIPSHDMVLQPVCHTRALQLWTAVYLPTSSPCTAVDDAMELYLPPSVAGDELTSRSLDRLPKTRSMDNLLSAFENGVPLTRTSSDPNLNKHCQEGRSALEPPSATEETSADICDEVIPDTGLESSEGEPLHAKTPEDGPGAEGCEDPLEEPCLTTQPLPSPPLPPVPLSKDAALTHTPFPAPVLKQALPQITNPPLPPPPLEAESPCRTAESATSPTHKSEPCLPLPCNGTQPTATTPTSLLNGHIEGQIKGLPEPAGLQALKQLPPLVPMEDSTETLTGEGEPPPALPPTVNQDLTQNHFTDEEQPESQPQVQPQREKEDMRTEVVKGRERVLTVAAAPVDCTQVAVRHVISQSQLSDLSLLGSHWESVQGLVQSACSSASHSGVSRALQPNTYQSRRLASKLLRSQGFAMANGSQCCRREALCCPSSPLQPGWLSAARSAGYAGLYGPAAAALNSYSLAGHQLLPVSYSSPSASSSPPPPQAPAYLDDDGLPVPMDAVQQRLRQIEAGYKQEVEVLRQQVRQLQMRLESKQYSTPPSEPDIDYEDDITCLRESDNSNEEDSLSTHSEDRLSEGSWDRVERKDTEVTRWVPDHMASHCFNCDCEFWIAKRRHHCRNCGNVFCKDCCHLKLPIPDQQLYDPVLVCNTCHDLLLESRTREIRSQQLKKAIATASS from the exons GTGCCATTCCCAGTTCTTCAGGGGGAAGGGGTGGAATATCTTGGCCGTGCTGATGAAGCCATCATCGCCATCTCTAACTACCGGCTCCACATCAAGTTTAAGGACTCTGTCATCAAC GTGCCTCTCAGGCTGATAGAGAGTGTGGAGAGCAGAGATATGTTCCAGCtgcacatcatctgcaaagacTCCAAAGTTGTCAG ATGCCACTTTGCAACATTCAAGCAATGCCAGGAGTGGGTCAAGCGCCTGAACCGGGCCATAGCTCACCCATCCCGGCTGGAGGACCTGTTTGCCCTGGCCTATCATGCCTGGTGTCTGGGAGGCAGCGCTGATGACGAAGACCAGCACGTTCATCTCTGTCGcccag gtgacCACGTGCGACAGAGAATGGAAATGGAGGTCAAGAGGATGGGCTTTGACACGCAGAACGTCTGGAGAGTGTCAGACATAAACTGCAACTACAA GCTGTGCTCCAGCTACCCACAGAAGCTTCTGGTTCCAATATGGATCACTGACAAGGAGCTGGAGAGCGTGGCTTCCTTCAGATCCTGGAAGAGGATCCCTGTGGTGGTCTACAG GCACCAGAAGAATGGGGCAGTGATCGCTCGTTGCAGTCAGCCTGAGATCAGCTGGTGGGGCTGGAGGAACACGGATGATGAGTACTTGGTGACTTCCATTGCCAAGGCTTGTCAGATGGGTACCAAGAGTACCAGTGGAGCACCAGCCTGCCGACAACGTGGGGAAGCTCCTGACTCGTGTGATAGTGATTTTG ACTCCTCTCTGACGGGTGGGTCTGGTTGCGATGACAACACTGTGCCACAGAAGCTGCTGATTCTGGATGCTCGTTCATACACCGCTGCAGTGGCCAACCGAGCCAAGGGCGGAGGCTGCGAATGTGAAG aGTACTACCCCAACTGTGAGGTGATGTTCATGGGAATGGCCAACATCCATGCCATCCGGAACAGCTTCCAGGCTCTGAGGACCGTGTGCAGCCAGATCCCAGATCCAGGAAA CTGGCTTTCAGCACTCGAGAGCACCCGTTGGCTGCAGCACCTGTCTGTCATGCTAAAGGCAGCCACTCTGGTGTGTTCAGCGGTGGAGAGGGACGGCCGTCCTGTTCTAGTGCACTGTTCGGACGGGTGGGACCGCACGCCCCAGATTGTAGCCCTCGCCAAGATCCTGCTCGACCCCTACTACAGGACATTAGAG GGTTTCCAGGTGCTTGTAGAGACTGATTGGCTGGACTATGGTCATAAGTTTGGGGACCGCTGTGGCCACCAGGAGAATGCTGACGATGTGAGTGAGCAGTGTCCCGTCTTCCTGCAGTGGCTGGACTGCGTTCACCAGCTGCTCAAACAGTTCCCCTGTCTGTTTGAGTTCAACGAGGCCTTCCTG GTCAAGTTGGTGCAGCATACATACTCGTGTCTTTATGGCACCTTCCTGTGTAACAACGCTCGTGAGCGTGAGGCAAGGAACATCTACAAGCGCACCTGCTCTGTCTGGTCCCTGCTTCGCAGCGGAAACAAGAACTTCCAGAACTTCCTCTACATCCCCAGTCATGATATG GTGCTGCAGCCAGTCTGTCACACACGGGCATTACAGCTGTGGACAGCTGTCTACCTACCCACCTCCTCCCCTTGCACCGCTGTGGATGACGCTATGGAGCTCTACCTCCCCCCGAGTGTCGCAGGAGACGAACTCACCTCCCGTTCTCTggacag ACTTCCCAAAACCCGCTCCATGGACAACTTGCTGTCAGCTTTTGAGAACGGGGTGCCCCTGACACGTACATCCAGCGACCCCAATCTCAATAAGCACTGCCAGGAGGGTCGCTCTGCCCTGGAGCCCCCATCAGCCACAGAAGAAACCTCTGCAGATATCTGTGATGAGGTCATACCTGACACTGGACTGGAAAGCAGTGAGGGGGAACCTCTACATGCCAAGACCCCAGAGGATGGCCCAGGTGCAGAGGGTTGTGAAGACCCACTAGAGGAGCCCTGTCTCACCACACAGCCCCTGCCCTCTCCACCCCTTCCCCCTGTCCCTCTCAGTAAAGATgctgcactcactcacactcccTTCCCCGCTCCAGTTCTCAAACAGGCTTTGCCTCAGATCACTAACCCTCCTCTCCCACCACCTCCGCTGGAGGCTGAGAGCCCCTGTAGGACTGCTGAGAGCGCCACATCACCCACTCACAAATCAGAGCCGTGCTTACCTCTCCCCTGCAATGGCACACAGCCGAcagccaccacccccacctCGCTGCTGAACGGCCACATTGAGGGCCAAATAAAAGGCCTCCCAGAACCTGCAGGCCTACAGGCTCTGAAGCAGCTACCCCCTCTTGTTCCCATGGAGGACTCTACTGAGACTCTCACAGGTGAGGGGGAACCTCCCCCCGCCCTGCCTCCCACAGTGAACCAGGATCTTACCCAGAATCATTTTACTGATGAGGAGCAGCCTGAGTCACAGCCCCAGGTTCAACCCCAGCGGGAGAAagaggacatgaggacagaaGTAGTGAAAGGAAGAGAGCGTGTGTTAACAGTTGCAGCAGCTCCTGTAGACTGCACTCAGGTAGCAGTTCGCCATGTGATCTCCCAAAGCCAGCTCTCAGACCTGTCCCTGCTCGGCTCCCACTGGGAGAGTGTCCAGGGTCTGGTCCAGTCCGCCTGCAGCAGTGCCAGCCATTCTGGCGTCAGCCGGGCCTTGCAGCCCAACACCTACCAGAGCCGTCGGCTTGCCAGTAAGCTGCTCCGCTCCCAAGGCTTTGCCATGGCCAATGGATCCCAGTGCTGCCGCAGAGAGGCTCTTTGTTGTCCCAGCAGCCCTCTGCAGCCTGGCTGGCTGTCTGCTGCCAGGAGCGCAGGCTACGCCGGCCTGTATGGGCCTGCTGCCGCTGCCCTCAACAGCTACTCCCTGGCAGGCCATCAGCTCCTGCCAGTATCGTACTCCTCGccctctgcttccagctcccctcccccaccccaGGCCCCAGCTTACCTCGATGACGACGGGCTGCCGGTGCCCATGGACGCCGTGCAGCAGAGACTGCGGCAGATCGAGGCAGGCTACaagcaggaggtggaggtgctGAGGCAGCAGGTGCGACAGCTGCAGATGAGGCTGGAGAGTAAACAGTACAGCACCCCTCCCTCAGAGCCAGACATCGACTACGAGGATGACATT ACGTGTCTTCGTGAGTCAGACAACAGCAACGAGGAGGATTCTCTGTCGACCCACAGTGAGGACCGTCTGTCTGAGGGCAGCTGGGATCGAGTGGAGCGCAAGGACACAGAG gtcacGAGGTGGGTGCCCGACCACATGGCCTCCCATTGTTTCAACTGTGACTGTGAGTTCTGGATAGCCAAGAGACGTCACCACTGCAG GAACTGTGGCAATGTGTTCTGTAAAGACTGTTGTCATCTGAAGCTGCCCATCCCAGACCAGCAGCTGTATGACCCCGTGCTGGTCTGCAACACCTGCCACGACCTGCTCCTGGAGTCCCGCACCCGCGAGATCCGCAGCCAGCAGCTCAAGAAGGCCATCGCCACAGCCTCCAGCTGA
- the mtmr4 gene encoding phosphatidylinositol-3,5-bisphosphate 3-phosphatase MTMR4 isoform X1 produces the protein MSLAGRVSCSMLNCFGEEGPPSLEYIKAKDLFPQKELVKEDESLQVPFPVLQGEGVEYLGRADEAIIAISNYRLHIKFKDSVINVPLRLIESVESRDMFQLHIICKDSKVVRCHFATFKQCQEWVKRLNRAIAHPSRLEDLFALAYHAWCLGGSADDEDQHVHLCRPGDHVRQRMEMEVKRMGFDTQNVWRVSDINCNYKLCSSYPQKLLVPIWITDKELESVASFRSWKRIPVVVYRHQKNGAVIARCSQPEISWWGWRNTDDEYLVTSIAKACQMGTKSTSGAPACRQRGEAPDSCDSDFDSSLTGGSGCDDNTVPQKLLILDARSYTAAVANRAKGGGCECEEYYPNCEVMFMGMANIHAIRNSFQALRTVCSQIPDPGNWLSALESTRWLQHLSVMLKAATLVCSAVERDGRPVLVHCSDGWDRTPQIVALAKILLDPYYRTLEGFQVLVETDWLDYGHKFGDRCGHQENADDVSEQCPVFLQWLDCVHQLLKQFPCLFEFNEAFLVKLVQHTYSCLYGTFLCNNAREREARNIYKRTCSVWSLLRSGNKNFQNFLYIPSHDMVLQPVCHTRALQLWTAVYLPTSSPCTAVDDAMELYLPPSVAGDELTSRSLDRLPKTRSMDNLLSAFENGVPLTRTSSDPNLNKHCQEGRSALEPPSATEETSADICDEVIPDTGLESSEGEPLHAKTPEDGPGAEGCEDPLEEPCLTTQPLPSPPLPPVPLSKDAALTHTPFPAPVLKQALPQITNPPLPPPPLEAESPCRTAESATSPTHKSEPCLPLPCNGTQPTATTPTSLLNGHIEGQIKGLPEPAGLQALKQLPPLVPMEDSTETLTGEGEPPPALPPTVNQDLTQNHFTDEEQPESQPQVQPQREKEDMRTEVVKGRERVLTVAAAPVDCTQVAVRHVISQSQLSDLSLLGSHWESVQGLVQSACSSASHSGVSRALQPNTYQSRRLASKLLRSQGFAMANGSQCCRREALCCPSSPLQPGWLSAARSAGYAGLYGPAAAALNSYSLAGHQLLPVSYSSPSASSSPPPPQAPAYLDDDGLPVPMDAVQQRLRQIEAGYKQEVEVLRQQVRQLQMRLESKQYSTPPSEPDIDYEDDITCLRESDNSNEEDSLSTHSEDRLSEGSWDRVERKDTEVTRWVPDHMASHCFNCDCEFWIAKRRHHCRNCGNVFCKDCCHLKLPIPDQQLYDPVLVCNTCHDLLLESRTREIRSQQLKKAIATASS, from the exons GTGCCATTCCCAGTTCTTCAGGGGGAAGGGGTGGAATATCTTGGCCGTGCTGATGAAGCCATCATCGCCATCTCTAACTACCGGCTCCACATCAAGTTTAAGGACTCTGTCATCAAC GTGCCTCTCAGGCTGATAGAGAGTGTGGAGAGCAGAGATATGTTCCAGCtgcacatcatctgcaaagacTCCAAAGTTGTCAG ATGCCACTTTGCAACATTCAAGCAATGCCAGGAGTGGGTCAAGCGCCTGAACCGGGCCATAGCTCACCCATCCCGGCTGGAGGACCTGTTTGCCCTGGCCTATCATGCCTGGTGTCTGGGAGGCAGCGCTGATGACGAAGACCAGCACGTTCATCTCTGTCGcccag gtgacCACGTGCGACAGAGAATGGAAATGGAGGTCAAGAGGATGGGCTTTGACACGCAGAACGTCTGGAGAGTGTCAGACATAAACTGCAACTACAA GCTGTGCTCCAGCTACCCACAGAAGCTTCTGGTTCCAATATGGATCACTGACAAGGAGCTGGAGAGCGTGGCTTCCTTCAGATCCTGGAAGAGGATCCCTGTGGTGGTCTACAG GCACCAGAAGAATGGGGCAGTGATCGCTCGTTGCAGTCAGCCTGAGATCAGCTGGTGGGGCTGGAGGAACACGGATGATGAGTACTTGGTGACTTCCATTGCCAAGGCTTGTCAGATGGGTACCAAGAGTACCAGTGGAGCACCAGCCTGCCGACAACGTGGGGAAGCTCCTGACTCGTGTGATAGTGATTTTG ACTCCTCTCTGACGGGTGGGTCTGGTTGCGATGACAACACTGTGCCACAGAAGCTGCTGATTCTGGATGCTCGTTCATACACCGCTGCAGTGGCCAACCGAGCCAAGGGCGGAGGCTGCGAATGTGAAG aGTACTACCCCAACTGTGAGGTGATGTTCATGGGAATGGCCAACATCCATGCCATCCGGAACAGCTTCCAGGCTCTGAGGACCGTGTGCAGCCAGATCCCAGATCCAGGAAA CTGGCTTTCAGCACTCGAGAGCACCCGTTGGCTGCAGCACCTGTCTGTCATGCTAAAGGCAGCCACTCTGGTGTGTTCAGCGGTGGAGAGGGACGGCCGTCCTGTTCTAGTGCACTGTTCGGACGGGTGGGACCGCACGCCCCAGATTGTAGCCCTCGCCAAGATCCTGCTCGACCCCTACTACAGGACATTAGAG GGTTTCCAGGTGCTTGTAGAGACTGATTGGCTGGACTATGGTCATAAGTTTGGGGACCGCTGTGGCCACCAGGAGAATGCTGACGATGTGAGTGAGCAGTGTCCCGTCTTCCTGCAGTGGCTGGACTGCGTTCACCAGCTGCTCAAACAGTTCCCCTGTCTGTTTGAGTTCAACGAGGCCTTCCTG GTCAAGTTGGTGCAGCATACATACTCGTGTCTTTATGGCACCTTCCTGTGTAACAACGCTCGTGAGCGTGAGGCAAGGAACATCTACAAGCGCACCTGCTCTGTCTGGTCCCTGCTTCGCAGCGGAAACAAGAACTTCCAGAACTTCCTCTACATCCCCAGTCATGATATG GTGCTGCAGCCAGTCTGTCACACACGGGCATTACAGCTGTGGACAGCTGTCTACCTACCCACCTCCTCCCCTTGCACCGCTGTGGATGACGCTATGGAGCTCTACCTCCCCCCGAGTGTCGCAGGAGACGAACTCACCTCCCGTTCTCTggacag ACTTCCCAAAACCCGCTCCATGGACAACTTGCTGTCAGCTTTTGAGAACGGGGTGCCCCTGACACGTACATCCAGCGACCCCAATCTCAATAAGCACTGCCAGGAGGGTCGCTCTGCCCTGGAGCCCCCATCAGCCACAGAAGAAACCTCTGCAGATATCTGTGATGAGGTCATACCTGACACTGGACTGGAAAGCAGTGAGGGGGAACCTCTACATGCCAAGACCCCAGAGGATGGCCCAGGTGCAGAGGGTTGTGAAGACCCACTAGAGGAGCCCTGTCTCACCACACAGCCCCTGCCCTCTCCACCCCTTCCCCCTGTCCCTCTCAGTAAAGATgctgcactcactcacactcccTTCCCCGCTCCAGTTCTCAAACAGGCTTTGCCTCAGATCACTAACCCTCCTCTCCCACCACCTCCGCTGGAGGCTGAGAGCCCCTGTAGGACTGCTGAGAGCGCCACATCACCCACTCACAAATCAGAGCCGTGCTTACCTCTCCCCTGCAATGGCACACAGCCGAcagccaccacccccacctCGCTGCTGAACGGCCACATTGAGGGCCAAATAAAAGGCCTCCCAGAACCTGCAGGCCTACAGGCTCTGAAGCAGCTACCCCCTCTTGTTCCCATGGAGGACTCTACTGAGACTCTCACAGGTGAGGGGGAACCTCCCCCCGCCCTGCCTCCCACAGTGAACCAGGATCTTACCCAGAATCATTTTACTGATGAGGAGCAGCCTGAGTCACAGCCCCAGGTTCAACCCCAGCGGGAGAAagaggacatgaggacagaaGTAGTGAAAGGAAGAGAGCGTGTGTTAACAGTTGCAGCAGCTCCTGTAGACTGCACTCAGGTAGCAGTTCGCCATGTGATCTCCCAAAGCCAGCTCTCAGACCTGTCCCTGCTCGGCTCCCACTGGGAGAGTGTCCAGGGTCTGGTCCAGTCCGCCTGCAGCAGTGCCAGCCATTCTGGCGTCAGCCGGGCCTTGCAGCCCAACACCTACCAGAGCCGTCGGCTTGCCAGTAAGCTGCTCCGCTCCCAAGGCTTTGCCATGGCCAATGGATCCCAGTGCTGCCGCAGAGAGGCTCTTTGTTGTCCCAGCAGCCCTCTGCAGCCTGGCTGGCTGTCTGCTGCCAGGAGCGCAGGCTACGCCGGCCTGTATGGGCCTGCTGCCGCTGCCCTCAACAGCTACTCCCTGGCAGGCCATCAGCTCCTGCCAGTATCGTACTCCTCGccctctgcttccagctcccctcccccaccccaGGCCCCAGCTTACCTCGATGACGACGGGCTGCCGGTGCCCATGGACGCCGTGCAGCAGAGACTGCGGCAGATCGAGGCAGGCTACaagcaggaggtggaggtgctGAGGCAGCAGGTGCGACAGCTGCAGATGAGGCTGGAGAGTAAACAGTACAGCACCCCTCCCTCAGAGCCAGACATCGACTACGAGGATGACATT ACGTGTCTTCGTGAGTCAGACAACAGCAACGAGGAGGATTCTCTGTCGACCCACAGTGAGGACCGTCTGTCTGAGGGCAGCTGGGATCGAGTGGAGCGCAAGGACACAGAG gtcacGAGGTGGGTGCCCGACCACATGGCCTCCCATTGTTTCAACTGTGACTGTGAGTTCTGGATAGCCAAGAGACGTCACCACTGCAG GAACTGTGGCAATGTGTTCTGTAAAGACTGTTGTCATCTGAAGCTGCCCATCCCAGACCAGCAGCTGTATGACCCCGTGCTGGTCTGCAACACCTGCCACGACCTGCTCCTGGAGTCCCGCACCCGCGAGATCCGCAGCCAGCAGCTCAAGAAGGCCATCGCCACAGCCTCCAGCTGA
- the ca4a gene encoding carbonic anhydrase 4a — MQPLILPVLLVSLWTICTGAGDWCYQSQFTCDHQCNVPDKWSHVSNGCAGKYQSPINVITRKTLKDERLTPFKFDNYQQIFRGTIKNNGHSVQVGVPHLSTISGGGLSTSYKAVQFHLHWGSNGGPGSEHTIDGEQYPMELHIVHMKHHYTDLTTALSDPEGIAVLGFFYERSSSANRKYDPIINALRSIKTTNGNTSLLPISLTQLIPSEQNLTTYYRYKGSLTTPGCTEAVIWTLFEHPIPLSMDQLRVFSELKFHDGKPMVGTFRPVQPLNGRQVFRSGGAVILASSAFLVAAVATALGLSQPN, encoded by the exons ATGCAGCCGCTCATCCTGCCGGTTCTCCTGGTATCCCTCTGGACGATCTGCACAGGAGCAGGAG aTTGGTGCTATCAGTCCCAGTTCACCTGTGATCACCAGTGCAATG TGCCAGACAAGTGGAGTCACGTCAGCAATGGCTGTGCAGGAAAATACCAGTCGCCCATCAACGTCATCACCAGGAAGACTTTGAAAGATGAGCGACTGACTCCTTTCAAGTTCGATAACTACCAGCAGATCTTCAGAGGCACAATCAAGAACAACGGCCACTCGG TTCAGGTTGGAGTTCCTCACCTCAGCACCATCTCAGGTGGAGGCCTGTCAACCAGCTACAAGGCTGTGCAGTTCCACCTCCACTGGGGCAGCAACGGAGGGCCTGGCTCTGAACACACCATTGATGGGGAGCAGTATCCCATGGAG CTGCACATTGTTCACATGAAGCATCATTACACTGATCTGACAACAGCGCTGTCAGACCCAGAGGGAATTGCAGTGCTTGGGTTTTTCTACGAG agGTCCAGTAGTGCAAACCGAAAGTATGACCCCATCATCAATGCTCTGCGAAGCATCAAAACTACAA atgGCAACACATCTCTGCTTCCCATCTCCCTGACACAACTCATCCCATCTGAGCAGAATCTGACCACCTACTACCGCTACAAGGGCTCTCTGACCACCCCAGGCTGCACCGAGGCTGTGATTTGGACTCTGTTTGAGCATCCCATCCCTCTGAGCATGGATCAG CTGCGTGTGTTCTCTGAGCTCAAGTTCCACGACGGAAAGCCAATGGTGGGGACCTTCAGGCCGGTCCAGCCCCTGAATGGCCGGCAGGTGTTCCGGTCAGGAGGTGCAGTGATCCTGGCCAGCTCTGCCTTCCTTGTGGCCGCTGTTGCCACTGCCTTGGGACTGTCCCAGCCCAACTAG